The Corythoichthys intestinalis isolate RoL2023-P3 chromosome 1, ASM3026506v1, whole genome shotgun sequence genome has a segment encoding these proteins:
- the LOC130926830 gene encoding major histocompatibility complex class I-related gene protein-like isoform X2, whose amino-acid sequence MPIMIRILLLYFVVIVQIRSVMPALHSLKFHVIASTQINNLPDFVYDIYVDEVLIVHYDSSNRSVEYRYDFIKKATADNPNFWQRQRRTILTQESFAKEAMEQFRIGYNKTKGVHFGQATFGCEWNVENEETYGWERYSYDGEDYASLDMETEKWTIPHPRAFFTNLKWLHDEGLKKYRKRFYAEDCPKLLKNILKYGGEIFTTTELPKVSLLQKTPSSPVTCHATGFYPNTADLFWRKDGEQLHMDVDYGQILPNHDGTFQMTANLKAKLTAEVEGLYECVFQLSGVKDDIVVKLDERNILSNLPIERNDVKASKMKSLPCIGCR is encoded by the exons atgccAATCATGATCCGGATCTTGCTTTTATACTTTGTGGTGATTGTCCAAATACGCAGCGTGATGCCCG cgCTTCACTCGCTGAAGTTTCATGTTATAGCATCTACGCAAATTAATAATCTACCAGACTTTGTTTATGACATTTATGTCGACGAGGTTTTAATTGTCCACTACGACAGCAGCAACAGGTCAGTGGAATACCGGTatgattttattaaaaaagcTACAGCAGACAATCCAAACTTCTGGCAGCGTCAGAGACGGACTATTTTGACTCAAGAGAGCTTTGCCAAAGAGGCCATGGAGCAATTCAGAATCGGCTACAACAAAACCAAGG GCGTTCATTTTGGTCAGGCGACATTTGGCTGTGAATGGAATGTTGAGAATGAGGAGACCTACGGTTGGGAACGGTACAGTTACGATGGAGAAGATTACGCCTCATTGGACATGGAGACAGAGAAGTGGACCATACCGCACCCACGGGCTTTCTTCACTAATCTCAAATGGTTACATGATGAGGGGCTAAAAAAATACAGGAAGCGATTCTACGCTGAAGATTGTCCCAAGTTGTTGAAGAATATCCTGAAATACGGAGGGGAAATTTTTACAACAACCG AACTTCCAAAGGTTTCACTCCTCCAGAAGACGCCGTCTTCTCCGGTCACGTGCCACGCGACAGGTTTCTATCCCAACACGGCAGATCTCTTCTGGAGGAAAGACGGCGAACAGCTTCACATGGACGTGGACTATGGCCAAATTCTTCCGAACCACGACGGAACCTTCCAGATGACCGCGAATCTTAAAGCGAAATTGACGGCCGAGGTGGAAGGCCTCTATGAATGTGTCTTTCAGCTCTCTGGTGTCAAGGATGACATTGTCGTCAAGCTGGATGAAAGAAACATCCTGAGCAATCTACCTATTGAAA gaaatgacgtgaaagcCTCAAAAATGAAATCACTGCCCTGCATTGGCTGCCGCTGA